Proteins co-encoded in one Halorussus vallis genomic window:
- a CDS encoding ATP-binding protein has product MDPTDDAFFREARTQIRALNDGLLALERGEETAATVEELFRVAHSLKGTCRVQGLADGGELAHGVEDVLAAIRAGEVEPVPDLIDRTLGVVDRLEATVGAAATGEETESDVDATLAALRDSLDEHRERAPESASGDGPLGANRSEAEAEADWDPTDEGLSDDVVAALEATTEFDDIDALVAEMDAEGEGGDEDELDGWGLLDDTAGETDENATPATDPLASGGLETPGDRETPDDPETPAEPSSFFETTKEAVDDEESIDALQADIDDVQFGEFDEDDEYTIEELIALDPDDDLPGGDDPAFEEAPTDASEAVDEGETSADSPAGDPVDLLGADAVPDPASDAAPDAAFAESDSDSAEAAGGDDVPVDLLGGGDASEAEAESRPPTADAGLADAAGTAEESNVTESASDSPADEASEASDDDEKPGGFLFEHDSEDSTETADEDAPAPVDEPADAPVAEREDGEADTDPVEVEADASPEPTDVGDSDHSEDSADVPDPDTTPTDVSLPDAEVPAAEVPDPDSLPETDLGVDLSTDFDEDLAADLDAGRDAVPDMTFSVDEEMAAFESRFDDLLGDRSGEDAGDDRDVFRAAVSTIEESRLDAEAFPTTDAGADSERAGDFDRLQAMTVDVDTADRLLDVAEELSLTHLRLDEAVGPDTDDAIREEVSNLLRTVTEYRRTVMDVRLMPLSAAVETIPRTVRDVARAQDKEVDLDVGDAEVELDRSILDRLRDPLVHLARNAVDHGIESPDEREAAGKPREGTVEIRTERVGDEVVVELADDGRGVDPEAVRERAVEAGVLGFEEAEDLSDDETYDLLFEPGLTTTDEVTDVSGRGVGMDVVRRTVADLDGSVAVESEPGVGTTVRLRVPVSIALTEVLFVSAAGRTFGIPMSSVEQVTPAPPVETEDGREVVRRSDLDLVGGLPEGVEAADAYPLVRLPSALDLPDAGEHGERDADDVTQVVWIRSEAERIAVSVDRIVTTQEVVVRPYGDLLADVPGVGGATTLGDGEAVNVLEVSSL; this is encoded by the coding sequence CCACGGTGTCGAGGACGTGCTCGCCGCGATTCGGGCCGGCGAGGTCGAACCGGTCCCGGACCTGATAGACCGAACGCTCGGCGTCGTCGACCGTCTCGAAGCGACCGTCGGGGCCGCCGCGACGGGCGAGGAGACCGAGTCCGACGTCGACGCGACGCTGGCGGCGCTCCGGGACTCGCTCGACGAACACCGCGAACGAGCGCCTGAGTCGGCGTCCGGCGACGGCCCGCTCGGTGCTAACCGCTCCGAAGCCGAAGCCGAGGCCGACTGGGACCCGACCGACGAGGGTCTGAGCGACGACGTGGTCGCGGCGCTCGAAGCCACGACCGAGTTCGACGACATCGACGCCCTCGTGGCGGAGATGGACGCCGAAGGCGAGGGCGGAGACGAGGACGAACTCGACGGATGGGGACTCCTCGACGACACGGCGGGTGAGACGGACGAGAACGCGACCCCCGCGACCGATCCGCTCGCGTCCGGCGGCCTCGAAACGCCCGGCGACCGCGAAACACCTGACGACCCGGAGACGCCCGCGGAACCGTCGTCGTTCTTCGAGACGACCAAAGAGGCGGTCGACGACGAGGAGTCCATCGACGCGCTCCAGGCCGACATCGACGACGTCCAGTTCGGCGAGTTCGACGAGGACGACGAGTACACCATCGAGGAACTCATCGCGCTCGACCCCGACGACGACCTGCCGGGCGGCGACGACCCGGCGTTCGAGGAGGCTCCGACCGACGCGTCCGAGGCGGTCGACGAAGGCGAGACGTCGGCCGACTCGCCGGCGGGGGACCCGGTCGACCTCCTCGGAGCGGACGCAGTACCCGACCCGGCGTCCGACGCCGCACCGGACGCGGCCTTCGCCGAGTCGGACTCCGACTCGGCGGAGGCCGCAGGTGGGGATGACGTCCCGGTCGACCTCCTGGGAGGCGGCGACGCCTCGGAGGCGGAGGCGGAGTCTCGCCCGCCGACCGCCGATGCTGGCCTAGCAGACGCCGCTGGGACGGCAGAGGAGTCCAACGTGACGGAGTCGGCGTCCGATTCGCCGGCCGACGAAGCGAGCGAAGCCAGCGACGACGATGAGAAACCGGGCGGTTTCCTCTTCGAACACGACTCCGAGGACTCCACAGAGACCGCCGACGAGGACGCTCCAGCCCCGGTCGACGAGCCGGCGGACGCTCCGGTCGCAGAACGCGAAGACGGCGAGGCCGACACCGACCCGGTCGAGGTCGAAGCCGACGCTTCCCCGGAACCGACCGACGTCGGCGATTCGGACCACTCCGAAGACTCGGCCGACGTTCCCGACCCCGACACGACGCCGACCGACGTCTCGCTCCCGGACGCCGAGGTGCCGGCCGCCGAGGTCCCCGACCCCGACTCGCTCCCCGAAACCGACCTCGGCGTCGACCTGTCGACCGACTTCGACGAGGACCTCGCGGCCGACCTCGACGCCGGCCGCGACGCCGTTCCGGACATGACCTTCTCCGTCGACGAGGAGATGGCGGCGTTCGAGTCCCGGTTCGACGACCTGCTCGGCGACCGGTCCGGCGAGGACGCCGGCGACGACCGCGACGTCTTCCGGGCCGCGGTGAGCACCATCGAGGAGAGCCGACTCGACGCCGAGGCGTTCCCGACGACCGACGCCGGGGCCGACTCCGAGCGGGCGGGCGACTTCGACCGCTTGCAGGCGATGACCGTCGATGTCGACACCGCCGACCGACTGCTCGACGTCGCCGAGGAACTGTCGCTGACCCACCTCCGACTCGACGAGGCGGTCGGTCCCGACACCGACGACGCCATCCGCGAGGAGGTTTCGAACCTCCTACGGACCGTCACCGAGTACCGCCGCACCGTGATGGACGTCCGACTCATGCCGCTGTCGGCGGCGGTCGAAACCATCCCGCGGACCGTCCGGGACGTCGCACGCGCCCAGGACAAGGAGGTCGACCTCGACGTGGGCGACGCCGAGGTCGAACTCGACCGGAGCATCCTCGACCGACTCCGCGACCCGCTGGTCCACCTCGCGCGCAACGCGGTCGACCACGGCATCGAATCGCCCGACGAGCGCGAGGCGGCGGGCAAGCCCCGCGAGGGGACCGTCGAGATTCGCACCGAACGCGTGGGCGACGAGGTCGTGGTCGAACTCGCCGACGACGGCCGCGGCGTGGATCCGGAGGCGGTCCGCGAGCGAGCGGTCGAGGCGGGCGTGCTCGGGTTCGAGGAGGCCGAGGACCTCTCGGACGACGAAACCTACGACCTGCTGTTCGAACCCGGCCTGACCACGACCGACGAAGTGACCGACGTCAGCGGCCGCGGCGTCGGCATGGACGTGGTCCGGCGGACGGTCGCCGACCTCGACGGTTCCGTCGCGGTCGAGAGCGAACCCGGCGTCGGGACCACCGTCCGCCTGCGGGTGCCGGTGTCCATCGCGCTCACGGAGGTGCTGTTTGTGTCGGCGGCCGGCCGGACCTTCGGCATCCCGATGAGTTCGGTCGAGCAGGTGACGCCCGCGCCGCCGGTCGAGACCGAGGACGGCCGGGAGGTCGTCCGGCGCTCGGACCTCGACCTCGTGGGCGGCCTGCCCGAGGGCGTCGAGGCGGCCGACGCCTACCCGCTCGTTCGGTTGCCCTCGGCGCTCGACCTGCCCGACGCTGGAGAGCACGGCGAACGGGACGCCGACGACGTCACCCAGGTCGTCTGGATTCGCTCGGAGGCCGAACGCATCGCCGTCTCGGTCGACCGCATCGTCACGACCCAGGAGGTCGTCGTCCGACCGTACGGCGACCTGCTCGCCGACGTGCCCGGCGTCGGCGGCGCGACCACCCTCGGCGACGGCGAGGCGGTCAACGTGCTGGAGGTGAGTTCGCTGTGA
- a CDS encoding chemotaxis protein CheC — translation MKLDVDSLGTFYEMAREGAGLAADRLSSMTGIPARVEVTHLNFTRDGTVASDLGDGEWVGVRVGLTDGFEGTSLLLFDAESARTVTSAAIEGVEPVAGESLHESAVTEIGQVMNNGFVDGWANVLDTNIDVSAPTYVTADELGGVLADSTPTPAADELAVLFRNSFEAVGEELTFRHYLLPARDTVERLFAARSPARAIEFEKLVGFDRIAQRGAAQVARNLTRMSGIEMDVDIRRIDFVSLDAIPSEVSPEPMVGVAFSFAGLPSGYLLFLFDERSARRLGGTDPEAPSSPDSETAPPADAPRAAPESGAALGTETDAASGEVPATGLGEFQRDAIKELSNVMASGMLDGWANLLDTTIDHSPPAYAHDMGAAVVDPLVVGLGASQEFAFVFDTCVEAVDGEVDLDIYVIPDEADLKEALGSFDLDRVADTRPEASTELPDVDVDLDRLDWEAL, via the coding sequence GTGAAACTCGACGTCGACAGCCTCGGGACGTTCTACGAGATGGCCCGGGAGGGCGCGGGACTCGCGGCCGACCGGCTGAGTTCGATGACGGGCATCCCCGCCCGCGTCGAGGTGACCCACCTCAACTTCACCCGCGACGGCACGGTCGCCAGCGACCTGGGTGACGGCGAGTGGGTCGGCGTCCGGGTGGGCCTGACCGACGGCTTCGAGGGCACCTCGCTGCTGCTGTTCGACGCCGAGAGCGCCCGGACCGTCACGTCGGCCGCCATCGAGGGCGTCGAACCCGTGGCGGGCGAGTCGCTCCACGAGAGCGCAGTGACGGAAATCGGCCAGGTGATGAACAACGGCTTCGTCGACGGGTGGGCGAACGTGCTCGACACGAACATCGACGTCTCCGCGCCGACGTACGTGACCGCCGACGAACTCGGCGGCGTGCTGGCCGACTCGACGCCGACGCCCGCGGCCGACGAACTCGCGGTGCTGTTCCGCAACAGCTTCGAGGCGGTCGGCGAGGAACTGACCTTCCGTCACTACCTCCTGCCCGCCCGCGACACCGTCGAGCGCCTGTTCGCGGCCCGCTCGCCGGCCCGCGCCATCGAGTTCGAGAAGCTGGTGGGCTTCGACCGCATCGCCCAGCGCGGCGCGGCCCAGGTCGCCCGCAACCTCACGCGGATGTCGGGCATCGAGATGGACGTCGACATCCGGCGCATCGACTTCGTCTCGCTCGACGCGATTCCGAGCGAGGTGTCGCCCGAACCGATGGTCGGCGTGGCGTTCAGCTTCGCCGGCCTGCCCAGCGGCTACCTCCTCTTTCTGTTCGACGAGCGTTCGGCGCGTCGACTGGGCGGCACCGACCCGGAGGCGCCCTCGTCGCCGGACTCCGAGACGGCACCCCCGGCCGACGCGCCGAGGGCCGCGCCGGAGTCCGGCGCGGCCCTCGGCACGGAGACGGACGCCGCGTCCGGCGAGGTTCCCGCGACGGGACTCGGCGAGTTCCAGCGCGACGCCATCAAGGAACTGTCGAACGTGATGGCCAGCGGGATGCTCGACGGCTGGGCGAACCTGCTCGACACCACTATCGACCACTCACCGCCGGCCTACGCCCACGACATGGGCGCGGCGGTGGTCGACCCCCTCGTCGTCGGCCTCGGGGCGTCCCAGGAGTTCGCGTTCGTCTTCGACACTTGCGTCGAGGCCGTCGACGGCGAGGTCGACCTCGACATCTACGTCATCCCCGACGAGGCCGACCTGAAGGAGGCCCTCGGCTCGTTCGACTTAGACCGGGTGGCCGACACCCGCCCCGAGGCGTCGACCGAACTCCCGGACGTGGACGTCGACCTCGACCGACTCGACTGGGAGGCGCTCTGA
- a CDS encoding heme NO-binding domain-containing protein translates to MHGIVLKGLKDFVTTEYDEAAWLEIQRTAGLEGQIYVPVTEYDDADVLGLVEAASEVSGEAVPDLLDAFGRFLVPPLVEVYGVHVDADWTGLELVANVETYIHEALRAKQLSTYTPPALSSEWVDEETVLVTYDSERELCPLAKGLLHGVGNYYGEQFAVSEESCMGEGDDACELLVESAPGA, encoded by the coding sequence GTGCACGGTATCGTGCTGAAGGGACTGAAGGACTTCGTGACGACCGAGTACGACGAGGCGGCGTGGCTGGAGATTCAGCGCACCGCCGGCCTCGAAGGCCAGATCTACGTCCCCGTCACCGAGTACGACGACGCCGACGTGCTCGGCCTCGTCGAGGCGGCGTCTGAGGTTTCCGGCGAGGCGGTGCCGGACCTGCTCGACGCGTTCGGGCGGTTCCTCGTCCCGCCGCTGGTCGAAGTCTACGGCGTCCACGTCGACGCCGACTGGACCGGCCTCGAACTCGTCGCGAACGTCGAGACGTACATCCACGAGGCGCTGCGGGCCAAACAGCTCTCGACCTACACGCCGCCGGCGCTCTCCTCGGAGTGGGTCGACGAGGAGACGGTCCTGGTGACCTACGACTCCGAGCGGGAACTCTGCCCGCTGGCGAAGGGACTGCTGCACGGCGTCGGGAACTACTACGGCGAGCAGTTCGCGGTCAGCGAGGAGTCCTGCATGGGCGAGGGCGACGACGCGTGCGAACTCCTCGTCGAGAGCGCTCCGGGCGCATGA
- a CDS encoding heme NO-binding domain-containing protein: protein MHGIIFKSLKDYVVANRDHETWDAVRREAGLHQRVYLPIDTYDDDELFELVAAVADLTGAPIPDLLEGYGRFATAQLLDTYGNVVDDDWDALDLVANTEEQIHTVLRMRSADLNPPELDCRRDGDDRVTVTYRSERQLCSVARGIVHGVADHYDEPLSVSETECVHAGGDHCEIVVER from the coding sequence GTGCACGGGATAATCTTCAAATCACTCAAGGACTACGTGGTGGCGAACCGCGACCACGAGACGTGGGACGCCGTCCGACGGGAGGCCGGCCTCCACCAGCGGGTCTACCTCCCCATCGACACCTACGACGACGACGAACTGTTCGAACTGGTCGCGGCCGTCGCCGACCTGACCGGCGCGCCGATTCCGGACCTGCTGGAGGGGTACGGCCGCTTCGCGACGGCCCAACTGCTCGACACCTACGGAAACGTCGTCGACGACGACTGGGACGCCCTCGACCTAGTGGCCAACACCGAGGAACAGATTCACACCGTCCTCCGGATGCGGAGCGCCGACCTGAACCCGCCGGAACTGGACTGTCGCCGGGACGGCGACGACCGGGTGACGGTGACCTACCGCTCGGAGCGGCAACTCTGCTCGGTCGCCCGTGGCATCGTCCACGGCGTGGCCGACCACTACGACGAACCTCTGTCGGTTTCGGAAACCGAGTGCGTCCACGCCGGCGGGGACCACTGCGAAATCGTGGTCGAGCGCTGA
- a CDS encoding methyl-accepting chemotaxis protein: protein MTGFSAKLVPGFVRRSYALKFGLTLAFVGGVAAAGVYATGQFDRTVVGATFGGAMLAGVVGTVLSRRTARRLDGLVDSADRRADGEEPSFESGRVDCVGRVADAMADTHETLLDEHRARREAEDLNARIERRADEYGAVMRECADGDLSRRLDPDAESEAMARVAREFNEMISALEAAAGDLTRFANEVATYSKEVTLSTQEVSSGSGRVVDSLRDISTDAEVQTDDLQAAAMGMNQLATTVEEVAVSTDEVANISERTARTGEVGREAATAAVEGMTDIENESEETVEAIENLESEVEQVDELIDFISEIAEQTNMLALNAHIEASRAGEQGAGFAAVANEIKELAERTKEAAGDIETRLNLIQHQTDRTVGEVRETSDRISQQTDSVENAAEALADIAEYAQETNVGVQEITDATQQQAEATNEALAMVEEAADVSEDITAEAETVATAAESQTMALSQVSESASDLADQATRLSDELNAWGDDRATFGDAMAGDAPDEGDVDEVDGTDAGEADGPDEADGADETGGVDPNTDADEQATDANVDAGSHETETETQTEDAEDPDAAREETPDPLEPDGGEPADLFSDEGA, encoded by the coding sequence ATGACTGGGTTCTCGGCAAAGCTCGTCCCGGGATTCGTCCGGCGGAGCTACGCGCTCAAGTTCGGGTTGACGCTGGCGTTCGTCGGCGGCGTCGCCGCCGCGGGCGTGTACGCGACCGGACAATTCGATAGAACTGTCGTCGGAGCAACCTTCGGCGGCGCCATGCTCGCCGGCGTCGTCGGCACGGTCCTCTCCAGACGCACCGCGCGCCGACTCGACGGCCTCGTCGACAGCGCCGACCGAAGAGCCGACGGCGAGGAGCCGTCCTTCGAGAGCGGACGTGTCGACTGCGTCGGCCGGGTGGCCGACGCGATGGCAGACACCCACGAGACGCTCCTCGACGAGCACCGCGCGCGCCGCGAAGCCGAGGACCTCAACGCCCGCATCGAACGCCGGGCCGACGAGTACGGCGCCGTCATGCGCGAGTGCGCGGACGGCGACCTGAGCCGACGGTTGGACCCCGACGCCGAGAGCGAGGCGATGGCCCGCGTGGCCAGGGAGTTCAACGAGATGATCTCGGCGCTCGAAGCCGCCGCCGGCGACCTCACGCGGTTCGCCAACGAGGTCGCGACCTACAGCAAGGAGGTGACGCTGAGCACCCAGGAGGTCAGTTCGGGGAGCGGTCGGGTCGTCGACTCGCTCCGTGACATCTCGACCGACGCCGAGGTCCAGACCGACGACCTCCAGGCGGCCGCGATGGGGATGAACCAACTCGCCACGACCGTCGAGGAGGTCGCGGTTTCCACCGACGAGGTGGCCAACATCTCCGAGCGGACCGCCCGGACGGGCGAAGTGGGCCGGGAGGCCGCCACCGCCGCGGTCGAGGGAATGACCGACATCGAGAACGAGTCCGAGGAGACGGTCGAGGCCATCGAGAACCTCGAATCCGAAGTCGAGCAGGTCGACGAACTCATCGACTTCATCTCCGAGATTGCCGAACAGACCAACATGCTCGCGCTCAACGCCCACATCGAGGCGTCGCGGGCGGGCGAGCAGGGCGCGGGCTTCGCGGCGGTCGCCAACGAGATCAAGGAACTCGCCGAGCGCACCAAGGAGGCGGCGGGCGACATCGAGACGCGACTCAACCTCATCCAGCACCAGACCGACCGCACGGTCGGCGAGGTCCGCGAAACCAGCGACCGCATCTCCCAGCAGACCGACTCGGTCGAGAACGCGGCGGAGGCGCTGGCCGACATCGCCGAGTACGCCCAGGAGACGAACGTCGGCGTCCAGGAGATAACCGACGCGACCCAACAGCAGGCCGAGGCGACCAACGAGGCGCTCGCGATGGTCGAGGAGGCCGCGGACGTCAGCGAGGATATCACCGCGGAGGCCGAGACGGTCGCGACCGCCGCCGAGTCCCAGACGATGGCGCTCTCGCAGGTATCCGAGAGCGCGAGCGACCTCGCCGACCAGGCGACCCGACTCAGCGACGAACTGAACGCGTGGGGCGACGACCGCGCGACGTTCGGCGACGCGATGGCCGGCGATGCCCCGGACGAAGGGGACGTGGACGAAGTAGACGGTACGGACGCGGGCGAGGCGGACGGTCCGGACGAAGCAGACGGTGCGGACGAAACGGGCGGTGTGGACCCGAATACGGACGCCGACGAGCAGGCGACGGACGCGAATGTCGACGCAGGGAGCCACGAAACCGAGACCGAAACCCAGACCGAAGACGCCGAGGACCCGGACGCCGCTCGCGAGGAAACGCCCGACCCACTCGAACCCGACGGCGGCGAACCCGCCGACCTGTTCAGCGACGAGGGGGCCTGA
- a CDS encoding chemotaxis protein CheW, producing the protein MSGELSSGAAPEPVGDRRDWVEFVRFALGEERYGLELGRVKRILPDPTVTPVPQSGPAIAGVTSLGSEIPVVVDGRPLLGLPARSPDDESVLLVLDRRTGQPTGLLVDEVAGIDPYHVDDVRPPADAESWEPSVDRRWFRAVVDDPTGGDALGVFDADALVANARDAS; encoded by the coding sequence ATGAGCGGCGAACTGTCGAGCGGCGCGGCCCCCGAACCGGTCGGCGACCGACGCGACTGGGTGGAGTTCGTCCGGTTCGCGCTCGGCGAGGAGCGCTACGGCCTCGAACTCGGTCGGGTCAAGCGGATACTCCCCGACCCGACGGTGACGCCGGTGCCCCAGTCCGGTCCGGCCATCGCGGGCGTGACCAGCCTCGGCAGCGAGATTCCGGTCGTCGTCGACGGCCGACCGCTCCTCGGGTTGCCCGCGCGCTCGCCGGACGACGAGTCGGTACTGCTCGTCCTCGACCGGCGGACCGGCCAGCCGACGGGACTCCTCGTCGACGAGGTGGCGGGAATCGACCCCTACCACGTCGACGACGTCCGGCCTCCCGCGGACGCCGAATCGTGGGAGCCGTCGGTCGACCGCCGCTGGTTCCGGGCCGTGGTCGACGACCCGACAGGCGGCGACGCGCTCGGCGTGTTCGACGCCGACGCGCTGGTCGCCAACGCGAGGGATGCGTCGTGA
- a CDS encoding chemotaxis protein CheC, with amino-acid sequence MNPGGDAENHDDPRRSEGRKRPAERENDGGEGTARESAERDGQERADGRQAPDAKRRLESAERRRTGAADGESRPPATAEPRESKPTDGNRRSASDDAESRSVAPRKSEPSGAGRGDGATESGTAAGTDETPTESADEDRLAIPLETLAVLNWLGDTGVDGAERRLSKAPVDDLTVQTEQVKVGYATAETGLSQFSPEEHAGARIPLSEPLVGNILVVFPIGSANKAAALMLKKAVDDLSSVSVEMGLDALAELCNMMANGFVDEWATLFETPIDTGSPIRVRNAERKLVDNVLNHYELGLYITSRFTIPEYDVDGTIYVFPGKPEFVEKISRVGLDVIEQ; translated from the coding sequence ATGAACCCCGGCGGCGACGCCGAGAACCACGACGACCCCCGACGCTCCGAGGGGCGAAAACGTCCCGCGGAGCGCGAGAACGACGGCGGCGAGGGGACCGCCCGTGAAAGCGCCGAACGCGACGGCCAGGAGCGCGCCGACGGACGCCAGGCCCCGGACGCGAAACGTCGCCTCGAGAGTGCCGAACGACGGCGAACGGGCGCGGCGGACGGCGAATCCCGGCCGCCTGCGACCGCCGAACCTCGCGAGTCGAAGCCGACCGACGGGAACCGTCGGTCGGCGAGCGACGACGCCGAGAGCCGGTCGGTCGCGCCCCGGAAGTCCGAACCGTCGGGAGCGGGCCGCGGAGACGGGGCGACCGAGTCCGGTACCGCGGCCGGAACCGACGAGACGCCGACCGAGTCGGCCGACGAGGACCGACTCGCGATACCGCTGGAGACGCTGGCGGTCCTCAACTGGCTGGGCGACACCGGCGTCGACGGGGCCGAGCGCCGCCTCAGCAAGGCGCCGGTCGACGACCTGACGGTGCAGACCGAGCAGGTCAAGGTCGGCTACGCCACCGCCGAAACCGGCCTCTCGCAGTTCAGCCCCGAGGAGCACGCGGGCGCCCGGATTCCCCTGAGCGAACCGCTCGTCGGCAACATCCTGGTGGTGTTTCCCATCGGGAGCGCGAACAAGGCGGCGGCTTTGATGCTCAAGAAGGCGGTCGACGACCTCTCGTCGGTGTCGGTCGAGATGGGCCTGGACGCGCTGGCCGAACTCTGTAACATGATGGCCAACGGCTTCGTCGACGAGTGGGCGACGCTGTTCGAGACGCCCATCGACACCGGTTCGCCCATCAGGGTCCGGAACGCCGAGCGAAAGCTGGTCGACAACGTTCTGAACCACTACGAACTCGGTCTGTACATCACCTCGCGGTTCACCATCCCGGAGTACGACGTCGACGGGACCATCTACGTCTTCCCGGGCAAACCTGAGTTCGTCGAGAAGATATCGCGGGTCGGCCTCGACGTGATAGAGCAATGA
- a CDS encoding chemotaxis protein CheD: MKTYASAPDDPERERLFVGVSEYEVVADGTTLVAYGLGACVGLAVHDPENGVGGLARAMLPRRSDGDGTSDAKYVDTAVETLVREAISAGASFGALEGYVVGGGDLLDLKGLPREVSERNVETAREAFADLDVSLSGVAVGGDRGRTVEFDTAAGEVRVITAHDPEPTLLGRDE, translated from the coding sequence ATGAAGACCTACGCGAGCGCCCCTGACGACCCCGAGCGCGAGCGACTGTTCGTCGGCGTTTCGGAGTACGAGGTGGTCGCCGACGGCACCACGCTCGTCGCCTACGGACTCGGCGCGTGCGTCGGCCTGGCCGTCCACGACCCGGAGAACGGCGTCGGCGGCCTCGCTCGCGCGATGCTCCCCCGGCGCTCGGACGGCGACGGAACGAGCGACGCCAAGTACGTCGACACGGCGGTCGAGACGCTGGTCCGGGAGGCCATCTCGGCGGGCGCGAGCTTCGGCGCGCTGGAGGGGTACGTCGTCGGCGGCGGCGACCTGCTGGACCTGAAGGGCCTGCCGCGCGAGGTGAGCGAGCGGAACGTCGAGACGGCCCGCGAGGCGTTCGCCGACCTCGACGTGTCGCTCTCGGGCGTCGCGGTCGGCGGCGACCGCGGCCGGACGGTGGAGTTCGACACCGCCGCCGGAGAGGTTCGAGTTATCACGGCCCACGACCCCGAGCCGACGCTGCTCGGCCGCGACGAGTAA
- a CDS encoding sulfite exporter TauE/SafE family protein, producing the protein MVAGIPAGTLVLLVVISLLGGVGITAVGPGGIFVTIALYALTDLPPAVVVGTASATFIVTGVLGTASYYRSGELGTAGGARAAAILSVTGLVGALVGVRLNALVDEATFGLLLGVFISLTGVLVFYRSRYGGGDDERDRPRVPESLKYGVIGGFVGVSGGLLGVGGPVLAVPILVVAGVPMLLAVGTAQVQSIFIATFATFGYVVRDAVAWPLVAVIGIPELVGVVIGWRVAQSVDAELLTRVLAGLMLLLGPYLVLR; encoded by the coding sequence ATGGTCGCCGGAATTCCCGCGGGGACGCTCGTTCTCCTGGTCGTTATCTCGCTGCTCGGCGGCGTCGGTATCACCGCCGTCGGACCAGGCGGAATCTTCGTCACCATCGCGCTGTACGCGCTGACCGACCTCCCGCCCGCCGTCGTCGTGGGAACCGCCAGCGCGACGTTCATCGTCACCGGCGTTCTCGGGACCGCGAGCTACTACCGTTCGGGCGAACTCGGAACCGCCGGCGGGGCTCGGGCGGCGGCGATCCTGAGCGTCACCGGCCTCGTCGGCGCGCTGGTCGGGGTCAGACTCAATGCGCTCGTCGACGAGGCGACGTTCGGACTGCTACTCGGGGTGTTCATCTCGCTCACCGGCGTCCTCGTCTTCTACCGGTCTCGGTACGGCGGCGGTGACGACGAACGCGACCGCCCGCGGGTCCCGGAATCCCTGAAGTACGGGGTCATCGGCGGATTCGTCGGCGTCTCCGGCGGCCTGCTAGGGGTCGGCGGTCCCGTGTTAGCGGTCCCGATTCTGGTCGTGGCCGGCGTACCGATGTTGCTGGCCGTCGGCACCGCGCAGGTCCAGTCCATCTTCATCGCCACGTTCGCGACGTTCGGCTACGTCGTTCGCGACGCCGTCGCGTGGCCGCTCGTGGCCGTGATCGGTATCCCCGAACTCGTCGGTGTCGTCATCGGCTGGCGGGTCGCCCAGTCGGTCGACGCCGAACTGCTGACCCGCGTGCTGGCAGGACTCATGTTGCTGCTGGGACCGTATCTCGTGCTGCGTTGA